A single Cannabis sativa cultivar Pink pepper isolate KNU-18-1 chromosome 7, ASM2916894v1, whole genome shotgun sequence DNA region contains:
- the LOC115697489 gene encoding uncharacterized protein LOC115697489, with translation MGVNKEVDRRVTTEAKDDECEIKIKIVTQDGRVPTEEHTVTSDQHRINKPLLCLFDGSKLARQQYLQIGLPLYKAALKNDWRAAKAMIQKQSQLLRTAITWAEETVLHIATGAKHVQFVKELINLMDEIDVALQDSKGNTAFCHAALNGSIEIATIMIQKNESLPLIRGGQGMTPLYMATLFGQSEMSWFLYPLTKSILGKGERIGIFFNCINFDLYDLALKMFEDDRALAMACDMHNNTALHILARKPYAFCHHKTSTIRTSYTFSKCNQALQLVKHIWKEILVCLPNVEVHNLINTPTRLLFEAAELGNYQFLVELLGLYPDLVWEVDEKNRTIFHIAVLNRHENIFSLIHQIGSAKDIIITFEDDENNNMLHHAAILPPSHKLNIELGGTLHLEQELSLFKEVQRNMLPSFAHMKNSNGLTPEDVFIKMYYPFLESAKRRMKRTTKLCLMISILVFIGIMITTSLSFYNDIKKPKEKFLEELALFFSCISTLAFSYILTSNNLRIERLTTLQYKLKIGLGMLFISMSMMLLAFI, from the exons atgggaGTAAATAAAGAGGTGGATAGAAGAGTGACCACAGAAGCAAAAGATGATGAATgtgaaatcaaaattaaaatagtcACACAAGACGGAAGAGTTCCCACGGAAGAGCACACTGTCACTTCAGATCAACATCGTATTAATAAACCCCTACTCTGTCTTTTTGATGGTTCCA AACTAGCAAGACAACAATATCTACAAATTGGTCTTCCCCTTTACAAAGCTGCATTGAAAAATGATTGGAGAGCTGCAAAAGCAATGATACAAAAGCAGAGCCAATTATTAAGAACAGCAATTACTTGGGCTGAAGAAACTGTTCTTCACATTGCCACTGGAGCAAAACACGTACAGTTTGTGAAGGAATTGATAAATTTGATGGACGAAATCGATGTGGCTTTGCAAGACTCTAAAGGGAACACTGCATTTTGCCATGCAGCTCTGAATGGAAGCATAGAAATTGCAACCATTATGATCCAGAAAAATGAGAGTTTACCACTCATACGCGGTGGCCAAGGAATGACACCCCTCTACATGGCTACTTTGTTTGGTCAAAGTGAAATGTCATGGTTTTTATATCCTTTAACAAAGAGTATTCTTGGAAAAGGAGAACGGATTGGAATTTTCTTCAATTGtatcaactttgatttgtatg ATCTAGCCTTGAAAATGTTTGAAGACGACAGAGCGCTGGCCATGGCTTGTGATATGCATAACAATACCGCGTTGCATATTTTAGCAAGGAAGCCCTATGCATTTTGTCATCACAAAACTTCTACAATACGAACAAGCTACACCTTCTCAA AGTGCAATCAAGCCCTTCAACTTGTTAAACACATATGGAAGGAGATTCTAGTATGTTTACCTAATGTCGAGGTGCATAATCTAATAAACACACCAACTAGATTATTATTTGAGGCAGCTGAATTAGGTAATTATCAATTTTTGGTGGAGCTTCTTGGTTTATACCCTGATTTGGTATGGGAAGTAGATGAAAAAAACAGAACCATATTCCATATTGCTGTTCTAAATCGCCATGAAAACATATTCAGTTTGATACATCAAATTGGCTCAGCTAAGGATATCATAATAACGTTTGAAGATGATGAGAATAACAATATGTTACACCATGCTGCAATATTGCCTCCTTCACATAAACTCAACATTGAACTTGGAGGAACACTACATTTAGAGCAAGAGTTATCCCTTTTCAAG GAAGTGCAAAGGAATATGCTGCCTTCATTTGCACACATGAAAAATTCAAATGGCTTAACGCCTGAAGATGTATTCATCAAAATGTATTACCCTTTTCTCGAAAGTGCTAAAAGAAGGATGAAACGTACAACTAAATTGTGCCTTATGATTTCTATCCTTGTTTTTATCGGAATTATGATCACAACATCATTATCTTTTTATAATGATATTAAAAAACCAAAAGAAAAGTTCTTAGAAGAATTAGCATTATTTTTCTCATGCATATCAACATTAGCTTTCTCCTATATTCTCACTTCAAACAATTTAAGGATTGAAAGACTCACTACATTACAGTACAAGTTGAAGATTGGCCTTGGAATGCTGTTCATCTCTATGTCAATGATGTTGTTAGCGTTTATATGA